A genome region from Camelina sativa cultivar DH55 chromosome 10, Cs, whole genome shotgun sequence includes the following:
- the LOC104719002 gene encoding uncharacterized protein LOC104719002 has translation MASLRQKKKQHPAKRAWKNFTNKVKSKFRDMEIASSVRESTARVFRFISRRLIAFRTRYLQNNSYTDKNNNYYSRNESSRQFLNFSSRSLTKPKRRHYGYEDDYYSQIYQYQSQSQTRGEGTSGSKERVVGRKEEKKEEDEDGMPEIADSMEDAWRRVVAASPHLQVDERADEFIYKFRESMKMEKKSSFLEFQERLKRSA, from the coding sequence ATGGCTTCGTTGCggcaaaagaagaagcaacatcCGGCGAAGAGGGCATGGAAAAACTTCACGAACAAGGTCAAGTCCAAATTTAGAGACATGGAGATCGCTTCATCGGTCAGAGAATCAACGGCTCGTGTCTTCCGGTTCATCTCTCGCCGTCTCATCGCTTTTAGAACAAGGTACCTCCAAAACAATAGCTATACGGACAAAAACAATAACTACTACAGCCGCAACGAAAGCTCTCGGCAGTTTCTCAACTTCTCCTCTCGATCTCTCACAAAACCAAAACGTCGTCACTATGGATACGAGGATGACTATTACTCTCAAATCTATCAATACCAAAGCCAAAGCCAAACACGTGGCGAGGGGACGAGTGGTAGCAAAGAGAGAGTTGTGGggagaaaagaggagaaaaaagaagaagacgaagatgggaTGCCGGAGATTGCTGATTCGATGGAAGATGCTTGGAGGAGAGTGGTGGCTGCGTCGCCGCATTTGCAGGTTGACGAGAGAGCCGACGAGTTCATCTACAAGTTTAGAGAAAGTATGAAGATGGAAAAAAAGAGTTCCTTTCTTGAATTCCAAGAAAGGTTAAAACGAAGTGCTTGA
- the LOC104719005 gene encoding disease resistance protein RML1A-like, with protein sequence MWEALLDRLETSIDRNIEGALRVGYDCLHEEEQALFLYVAVFFNYHKDDHVIAMLADSNLDVKNGLKILTNKSLIHTSTSGIIVMHKLLQLVGRQAIHRQEPWKRNILIDADEICYVLENDKDSRAALGISLDTSRIKKVFINKGVFKRMRNLQFLSIYNTRNVKNDRVDIHEDFEFPPHLRLFRWEAYPRNALPTTFHPEYLVGLDLQESHLEKLWQGTQVKLFTWNIIMFFLCLCFKTATSKSQENGFDTILSFKGTSRSFKCYKSPEIGTESLQEFGRDSFLLFGT encoded by the exons ATGTGGGAAGCTCTATTGGACAGGCTAGAAACTAGCATTGATCGAAATATCGAGGGAGCACTTAGAGTTGGGTATGATTGTTTACATGAGGAAGAACAAGCTCTATTTCTCTATGTTGCGGTCTTTTTCAACTACCACAAAGATGATCATGTGATTGCAATGCTCGCTGACAGTAACTTGGATGTCAAAAACGGGTTGAAAATCCTAACCAATAAATCACTTATTCATACATCTACTAGTGGGATTATAGTAATGCACAAATTACTACAACTAGTGGGTAGACAAGCAATTCATAGACAAGAGCCTTGGAAACGCAACATCTTAATTGATGCAGATGAGATTTGTTATGTCCTCGAGAATGATAAA GATAGTAGAGCTGCTTTAGGCATATCCCTTGATACATCTCGAATCAAGAAAGTGTTCATAAATAAGGGAGTTTTCAAAAGAATGCGTAATCTTCAATTCCTAAGTATCTACAATACAAGAAATGTCAAAAATGATCGAGTGGACATACATGAGGACTTTGAGTTTCCACCTCATCTAAGGTTATTTCGTTGGGAAGCATACCCAAGAAATGCTCTTCCTACTACATTTCATCCAGAATATCTTGTAGGGCTTGATTTGCAGGAGAGCCATCTTGAGAAGCTTTGGCAAGGAACACAGGTTAAACTATTTACTTggaatataattatgttttttctttgcttgtgttTTAAAACAGCCACTTCCAAATCTCAAGAAAATGGATTTGACACGATCCTCTCATTTAAAGGAACTTCCAGATCTTTCAAATGCTACAAATCTCCAGAGATTGGAACTGAGTCATTGCAAGAGTTTGGTAGAGATTCCTTCCTCCTTTTCGGAACTTAG
- the LOC104719001 gene encoding chromatin modification-related protein MEAF6 isoform X3: MSLGQKSATDPGAMLTSLLNKREKLRQELRSIEKQVYELETSYLQESSHIGNALKGFEGFLSSSKSSASAKRSRKFQPEDRVFSLSSVTSPAAEELGVGREDGRAELGPGRSKGGLSSAQLVSQPCLLYFGKAEERERTIDSQRGEEKQTIYRTRL, from the exons ATGTCGTTAGGGCAAAAGAGTGCGACGGATCCTGGTGCGATGCTCACTTCCCTTTTAAACAAGCGAGAGAAGCTTCGCCAAGAGTTACGGAGCATCGAGAAACAG GTTTATGAGTTGGAGACAAGCTATCTTCAAGAATCGAGCCATATAGGAAATGCTTTGAAAGGCTTTGAAGGGTTTTTGTCTTCCTCCAAGAGTAGTGccag TGCTAAGAGGTCAAGGAAGTTTCAGCCTGAAGACAGAGTCTTCTCTTTGTCCTCAGTCACATCACCTGCT GCTGAAGAGCTTGGTGTTGGAAGAGAAG ATGGACGAGCTGAATTGGGGCCAGGGCGATCCAAGGGTGGTTTGTCCAGTGCACAGTTAGTTTCCCAACCTTGCTTACTTTACTTT GGGAAAGCCGAAGAAAGGGAGAGGACAATCGATAGCCAGAGAGGCGAAGAGAAGCAGACCATCTACAGAACCAGATTATGA
- the LOC104718998 gene encoding V-type proton ATPase subunit c1-like → MWKLTTCRSYYLFDGYAHLSSGLACGAGLSAGMAIGIVGDAGVRANAQQPKLFVGMILILIFAEALALYGLIVGIILSSRAGQSRAE, encoded by the exons ATGTGGAAATTAACCACATGTAGGTCTTACTACCTCTTTGATGGCTATGCACACCTTTCTTCTGGTCTTGCTTGTGGTGCTGGTCTCTCAGCTGGTATGGCCATTGGTATTGTCGGAGATGCGGGCGTTAG GGCAAATGCTCAACAGCCTAAGCTCTTTGTTGGGATGATTCTTATCCTCATCTTTGCGGAAGCACTTGCTCTTTACGGCCTCATTGTAGGCATTATCTTATCTTCTCGAGCTGGTCAGTCCAGAGCAGAATGA
- the LOC104719001 gene encoding chromatin modification-related protein MEAF6 isoform X2: protein MSLGQKSATDPGAMLTSLLNKREKLRQELRSIEKQVYELETSYLQESSHIGNALKGFEGFLSSSKSSASAKRSRKFQPEDRVFSLSSVTSPAAEELGVGREDGRAELGPGRSKGGLSSAQGKPKKGRGQSIAREAKRSRPSTEPDYEDEDDPDLNMYGHGSLM, encoded by the exons ATGTCGTTAGGGCAAAAGAGTGCGACGGATCCTGGTGCGATGCTCACTTCCCTTTTAAACAAGCGAGAGAAGCTTCGCCAAGAGTTACGGAGCATCGAGAAACAG GTTTATGAGTTGGAGACAAGCTATCTTCAAGAATCGAGCCATATAGGAAATGCTTTGAAAGGCTTTGAAGGGTTTTTGTCTTCCTCCAAGAGTAGTGccag TGCTAAGAGGTCAAGGAAGTTTCAGCCTGAAGACAGAGTCTTCTCTTTGTCCTCAGTCACATCACCTGCT GCTGAAGAGCTTGGTGTTGGAAGAGAAG ATGGACGAGCTGAATTGGGGCCAGGGCGATCCAAGGGTGGTTTGTCCAGTGCACA GGGAAAGCCGAAGAAAGGGAGAGGACAATCAATAGCAAGAGAGGCGAAGAGAAGCAGACCATCTACAGAACCAGattatgaagatgaagatgatccGGATTTGAATATGTATGGGCATGGTTCACTCATGTAA
- the LOC104719001 gene encoding chromatin modification-related protein MEAF6 isoform X1 codes for MSLGQKSATDPGAMLTSLLNKREKLRQELRSIEKQVYELETSYLQESSHIGNALKGFEGFLSSSKSSASAKRSRKFQPEDRVFSLSSVTSPAAEELGVGREDGRAELGPGRSKGGLSSAQGKPKKGRGQSIAREAKRSRPSTEPDYEDEDDPDLNMYGHGSLM; via the exons ATGTCGTTAGGGCAAAAGAGTGCGACGGATCCTGGTGCGATGCTCACTTCCCTTTTAAACAAGCGAGAGAAGCTTCGCCAAGAGTTACGGAGCATCGAGAAACAG GTTTATGAGTTGGAGACAAGCTATCTTCAAGAATCGAGCCATATAGGAAATGCTTTGAAAGGCTTTGAAGGGTTTTTGTCTTCCTCCAAGAGTAGTGccag TGCTAAGAGGTCAAGGAAGTTTCAGCCTGAAGACAGAGTCTTCTCTTTGTCCTCAGTCACATCACCTGCT GCTGAAGAGCTTGGTGTTGGAAGAGAAG ATGGACGAGCTGAATTGGGGCCAGGGCGATCCAAGGGTGGTTTGTCCAGTGCACA GGGAAAGCCGAAGAAAGGGAGAGGACAATCGATAGCCAGAGAGGCGAAGAGAAGCAGACCATCTACAGAACCAG attatgaagatgaagatgatccGGATTTGAATATGTATGGGCATGGTTCACTCATGTAA